In a single window of the Candidatus Binataceae bacterium genome:
- a CDS encoding sensor histidine kinase KdpD — translation MKPADERKDPEAFLGLEAENKRGRLKIYLGSAAGVGKTYRMLEDAHYLRDEGHDVVLAVIETHGRAETQARIGNLEVIPPRQIAYRDVVLPELDVDAVLARRPEYAVVDELAHTNAPGSRHNKRYQDVEELVAAGINVITALNVQHLESLNQLVRRITGIEVRETVPDTFLSKADQVVTVDIPVEELRERLREGKIYPPDQVEQALKNFFRPSNLAALRELALREVARDQSRHRELLELLKREGGRTPAVTERLMVCLSSNPAGSEGLLRRAARSAAALNADWFAVHVETPAESVQRISTANFRALLDNINLAADLGAEVAWLKAPDVIAALLEFAHDKQITRIVIGRTHRTLMRRVMGYSMTRRIIERAADYDIEIARQESESEK, via the coding sequence ATGAAGCCGGCTGACGAGCGCAAGGATCCCGAGGCCTTCCTGGGCCTGGAGGCCGAGAACAAGCGCGGCCGGCTAAAGATCTATCTAGGTAGTGCCGCCGGCGTGGGCAAAACCTACCGGATGCTGGAGGATGCCCATTATCTGCGCGATGAAGGGCACGATGTGGTGCTGGCAGTGATCGAGACCCACGGGCGGGCCGAGACCCAGGCCCGCATCGGCAACCTTGAAGTCATTCCGCCGCGCCAAATTGCCTATCGCGACGTGGTCCTGCCCGAATTGGACGTCGACGCGGTGCTGGCGCGCCGACCCGAATATGCGGTGGTGGACGAACTGGCCCACACCAACGCCCCCGGCTCGCGCCACAATAAGCGTTATCAGGACGTGGAAGAGCTAGTCGCGGCAGGCATCAACGTCATCACCGCGCTCAATGTGCAGCACCTGGAGAGCCTCAATCAGCTCGTGCGCCGGATCACCGGAATCGAGGTGCGCGAGACCGTGCCCGACACCTTTTTGAGCAAAGCCGACCAGGTGGTGACGGTCGACATTCCGGTGGAAGAGCTGCGGGAGCGGCTGCGCGAGGGCAAAATCTATCCGCCCGATCAGGTGGAGCAGGCGCTTAAGAATTTTTTTCGCCCCAGTAATCTGGCGGCGCTGCGCGAGCTGGCGTTGCGCGAGGTGGCGCGCGACCAAAGCCGCCATCGCGAGCTGCTCGAGCTGCTCAAGCGCGAGGGTGGCCGTACGCCGGCGGTTACCGAGCGGCTAATGGTCTGTCTGTCTTCCAATCCTGCCGGCAGCGAAGGCTTGTTGCGGCGCGCGGCGCGCAGCGCGGCGGCGCTTAACGCCGACTGGTTTGCGGTCCACGTCGAGACCCCGGCGGAATCGGTGCAGCGCATTAGCACTGCCAATTTTCGCGCTCTGCTGGACAACATCAATTTGGCCGCCGACCTGGGCGCTGAAGTAGCCTGGCTGAAGGCTCCCGACGTGATCGCGGCGTTGTTGGAGTTTGCCCACGACAAGCAGATCACTCGCATCGTGATTGGCCGTACCCACCGCACCTTAATGCGCCGCGTGATGGGTTACTCGATGACCCGGCGGATTATCGAGCGGGCGGCCGATTACGACATCGAAATCGCCCGCCAGGAAAGCGAGAGCGAGAAATGA
- the kdpC gene encoding K(+)-transporting ATPase subunit C: MMRWWVALRMVIVLTVLTGVVYPLIIAGLGGLLFPVQAGGSVIYRDGRAVGSSLIGQNFAAPRYFHPRPSAAGDKGYDADSSGGSNLGPTNKVLIDTVRSRLQAVLKENPGVRADQVPIDLVTASGSGLDPEISPAAAQLQVARVARARGLDPAIVSAQVKAHTRGRWLGIFGEPGVNVLELNLALDRLSAARASAR; encoded by the coding sequence ATGATGCGCTGGTGGGTAGCCTTGCGAATGGTAATCGTGCTTACCGTGCTGACCGGAGTAGTTTATCCTCTGATCATAGCCGGTCTGGGTGGGCTGCTATTTCCCGTCCAGGCGGGAGGTAGCGTGATTTATCGCGATGGCCGGGCGGTAGGCTCCAGCCTGATCGGACAGAACTTCGCGGCCCCGCGCTATTTCCATCCGCGCCCCTCGGCCGCGGGTGACAAGGGCTACGATGCCGACAGCTCTGGCGGGTCCAATCTGGGTCCGACCAACAAGGTCTTGATAGACACGGTCCGAAGCCGGCTCCAAGCGGTACTTAAGGAAAACCCTGGAGTGCGCGCTGACCAGGTGCCGATAGATTTGGTCACTGCTTCGGGCAGCGGGCTTGACCCCGAAATCAGCCCGGCCGCGGCGCAGCTTCAGGTGGCCCGAGTAGCGCGGGCGCGCGGCTTGGACCCAGCTATCGTAAGCGCGCAGGTCAAGGCCCATACGCGCGGCCGCTGGTTAGGAATCTTTGGCGAACCCGGCGTGAACGTGCTCGAACTTAACCTGGCGTTGGATCGCTTGAGCGCGGCTCGCGCCAGCGCGCGCTGA
- the kdpB gene encoding potassium-transporting ATPase subunit KdpB → MAERKASSLWDASIVRGALADSLRKFDPRIQARNPVMFVVEVTALAVTAILAHDLWLGRSHLVGFELQIALWLWFTVGFANFAEAMAEGRGKAQADNLRKTRVETSARLLRDKQEIMVPATSLRRGDIVLVRAGEVIPGDGEVSEGVAAVNEAAITGESAPVIRESGGDRSAVTGGTTVISDWLKIRITVNPGETFLDRMIALVEGAQRQKTPNEIALSILLAGLTIIFMLVCVSLYPFALYGHTSLSLPVLVALLVCLIPTTIGGLLSAIGIAGMDRLVQHNVLAMSGRAVEAAGDVDTLLLDKTGTITLGNRMATEFLPVLGVSLEELADAAQLASLADETPEGRSIVVLAKKLFSLRGRDLAEKEAQFIPFSAQTRMSGVDLGQRRIRKGAAAQVVNFVRENGGQAPTELEEMVARISRAGGTPLAVAEGGRILGVIHLKDMIKEGIKERFARLRAMGMRTVMITGDNPLTAAAIANEAGVDDFRAEATPETKLKLIRDEQAQGKLVAMIGDGTNDAPALAQADVGIAMNAGTQAAREAGNMVDLDSNPTKIMEVVEIGKQLLITRGALTTFSIANDVAKYFAIIPAMFVLGYPELQALNIMHLATPQSAILSAVIFNALIIIALIPLALRGVRYRPLGAAAILSRNLLIYGLGGVIVPFIGIKAIDLVVAALHLA, encoded by the coding sequence ATGGCCGAACGTAAGGCTTCCTCGTTGTGGGACGCGTCGATCGTCAGGGGCGCGCTGGCCGATTCACTGCGCAAATTCGACCCCCGCATCCAGGCGCGCAACCCGGTCATGTTCGTGGTTGAAGTCACGGCTTTGGCGGTGACCGCGATCCTGGCTCACGATCTATGGCTGGGACGCTCCCATCTGGTCGGCTTCGAGCTGCAAATCGCGCTGTGGCTGTGGTTCACGGTGGGCTTTGCCAACTTCGCTGAAGCGATGGCCGAGGGACGCGGCAAGGCCCAGGCTGACAACCTGCGCAAGACCCGAGTGGAAACGTCGGCCCGGCTGCTGCGCGACAAACAGGAAATCATGGTTCCGGCCACTTCGCTGCGCCGTGGCGACATCGTGCTGGTGCGTGCGGGTGAAGTGATTCCGGGCGATGGCGAGGTCAGCGAAGGGGTCGCGGCGGTCAACGAGGCTGCGATTACGGGTGAATCGGCACCGGTTATCCGCGAGAGCGGCGGCGATCGCAGCGCGGTCACGGGCGGCACTACCGTGATTTCGGATTGGCTGAAGATTCGCATCACAGTCAATCCTGGGGAGACCTTCCTTGATCGCATGATCGCCTTGGTCGAAGGCGCCCAGCGACAAAAAACGCCCAACGAGATCGCGCTGAGTATCCTACTGGCCGGCTTGACTATCATCTTCATGCTGGTGTGCGTCAGCTTGTATCCATTCGCGCTCTACGGCCATACCTCGCTGTCGTTACCAGTGCTGGTGGCTTTGCTGGTGTGCCTGATTCCGACCACGATCGGCGGGTTGTTGTCGGCAATCGGAATTGCCGGAATGGATCGGCTGGTTCAGCACAACGTGCTGGCGATGTCGGGCCGCGCGGTGGAAGCGGCGGGCGATGTGGATACCCTGCTTTTGGATAAGACCGGAACCATCACCCTGGGTAATCGGATGGCGACGGAGTTTTTGCCCGTGCTGGGCGTGTCGCTGGAAGAGCTGGCCGACGCCGCCCAGCTGGCCTCGTTGGCGGACGAGACCCCCGAGGGGCGCTCGATCGTGGTATTGGCGAAAAAACTCTTCAGCCTACGCGGGCGCGATCTCGCGGAAAAGGAGGCGCAATTCATTCCGTTTTCCGCTCAGACTCGGATGAGCGGAGTGGACCTGGGTCAGCGCCGGATTCGCAAAGGGGCGGCCGCTCAGGTGGTCAACTTCGTGCGCGAAAATGGGGGCCAGGCGCCCACCGAACTGGAAGAGATGGTGGCGCGGATCTCACGCGCCGGCGGGACGCCGTTGGCGGTGGCCGAGGGCGGTCGAATTCTGGGCGTGATTCATCTCAAGGACATGATCAAGGAGGGCATCAAGGAACGTTTTGCCCGCCTACGCGCGATGGGTATGCGCACGGTGATGATCACCGGTGATAATCCCTTGACGGCCGCCGCGATTGCCAACGAGGCCGGGGTGGACGATTTCCGTGCCGAAGCCACGCCCGAGACCAAGCTCAAGCTTATTCGCGACGAACAGGCGCAGGGCAAGCTGGTGGCGATGATTGGCGACGGCACCAATGACGCGCCAGCCTTGGCCCAGGCCGACGTGGGGATCGCGATGAACGCCGGTACCCAGGCTGCGCGCGAGGCCGGCAACATGGTGGATTTGGACTCCAATCCGACCAAGATCATGGAGGTGGTTGAGATTGGCAAGCAGTTGCTAATCACTCGCGGCGCCTTGACCACCTTTTCTATCGCCAACGATGTAGCCAAATATTTTGCGATCATTCCCGCCATGTTCGTGCTGGGCTATCCGGAGCTGCAGGCGCTCAACATAATGCATTTGGCGACGCCGCAAAGCGCTATCCTATCGGCGGTTATCTTCAACGCCCTGATAATTATCGCGCTCATTCCGCTAGCTTTGCGTGGAGTGCGATATCGCCCGCTTGGCGCAGCCGCGATCTTGAGCCGCAATCTGCTGATCTACGGCCTGGGCGGGGTAATCGTGCCCTTTATCGGCATCAAGGCGATCGATCTGGTGGTGGCTGCCTTGCACCTGGCCTGA
- the kdpA gene encoding potassium-transporting ATPase subunit KdpA → MDWNALIQVGLFALIVLVLSVPLGRYMARVFSAEPTWLDPLFGPLERLIYRLCGVHPEREQSWVEYAVAMLLFSGFGMVLLYGLERLQGLLPLNPQGLGGVAPDLAFNTAASFTTNTNWQAYAGESTMSYLTQMAGLAFHNFVSAASGIAVAIAVIRGFARRSARTIGNFWVDMTRATLWVLLPISAIFSLVLIAQGVPDNFKPYVHVKTLEGAEQVIAQGPVASQEIIKELGTNGGGFFNANSAHPYENPNPLANLIEVVAIIIIGAGLTHTFGVMVGDRRQGWVLFWAMGLLFLMGVTPTIWAEQRGNPQFTAMGLNQQASTTQSGGNMEGKEVRFGIVDSALWATVTTDTSCGAVNSMHDSYTPLGGLIPLVNMQIGEIIFGGVGSGLYGMLVMAVLAVFIAGLMVGRTPEYLGKKIEGREIKLAMLFLLIFPAVILFPAGVAVVSRAGLAGISNPGPHGFSQILYAYTEASANNGSAFAGLNANTLFYNATLGFVMLFGRFLMKVPILALAGSLAGKKIVPPSAGTFPTHGAIFVVLLIGVILIVAALTFFPADALGPIVEHLAMAAGKLY, encoded by the coding sequence ATGGATTGGAACGCGCTGATTCAAGTCGGCCTGTTCGCGCTCATTGTGCTTGTTCTCAGCGTCCCGCTGGGTCGTTACATGGCGCGCGTGTTCAGCGCTGAACCGACGTGGCTCGATCCTCTGTTTGGACCGCTGGAGCGGCTGATTTACCGGCTGTGCGGGGTGCATCCCGAACGCGAGCAGTCGTGGGTGGAATACGCCGTGGCGATGCTGCTGTTCAGCGGCTTTGGGATGGTGCTGCTCTATGGCTTGGAGCGTCTGCAAGGGCTGTTGCCGCTCAATCCGCAGGGGCTGGGAGGGGTGGCGCCCGATCTGGCCTTCAACACCGCCGCTAGCTTCACCACTAACACCAACTGGCAAGCCTATGCCGGTGAAAGCACGATGAGCTATCTCACCCAGATGGCGGGGCTAGCCTTCCATAACTTTGTTTCCGCCGCCTCCGGCATCGCGGTGGCGATTGCGGTGATCCGCGGTTTTGCGCGGCGCAGCGCGCGCACCATCGGCAATTTCTGGGTCGACATGACTCGCGCCACACTGTGGGTACTGCTGCCCATTAGTGCGATCTTTAGCCTGGTATTGATCGCGCAGGGCGTGCCCGACAATTTCAAGCCTTATGTCCATGTCAAGACTTTGGAAGGAGCCGAACAGGTAATTGCCCAGGGTCCGGTCGCCTCTCAGGAGATCATCAAGGAGTTGGGTACCAACGGCGGTGGTTTTTTCAACGCCAATTCGGCCCATCCCTATGAGAATCCCAATCCCTTGGCCAACCTGATCGAAGTGGTGGCGATCATCATCATCGGTGCTGGCTTGACCCACACCTTCGGCGTGATGGTCGGCGATCGGCGCCAGGGATGGGTGTTGTTCTGGGCGATGGGGTTGCTGTTTTTGATGGGAGTGACGCCGACGATCTGGGCCGAGCAGCGCGGCAATCCGCAGTTTACCGCGATGGGGCTAAATCAACAGGCCAGTACGACCCAAAGCGGCGGCAACATGGAAGGCAAGGAAGTGCGCTTTGGAATTGTCGATTCGGCGCTGTGGGCCACGGTGACCACGGACACTTCCTGCGGCGCGGTTAATTCGATGCACGACAGCTACACTCCGCTGGGCGGTTTGATCCCGCTGGTTAATATGCAGATTGGCGAGATCATCTTTGGCGGCGTGGGCTCGGGGCTGTATGGGATGCTGGTAATGGCGGTGCTGGCGGTGTTTATCGCGGGTCTGATGGTCGGGCGCACGCCCGAATATCTAGGCAAGAAAATCGAGGGGCGCGAAATCAAGTTGGCGATGCTCTTTCTGCTAATCTTTCCCGCCGTTATCTTGTTTCCGGCCGGAGTGGCGGTGGTCAGCCGCGCGGGGCTGGCAGGGATTAGCAATCCCGGCCCGCACGGCTTCAGCCAAATTCTTTACGCCTATACCGAAGCTTCGGCTAACAACGGTTCGGCATTTGCCGGGCTCAACGCCAACACCCTCTTCTACAACGCCACCTTGGGTTTTGTGATGCTTTTTGGCCGCTTCCTGATGAAGGTGCCCATCCTGGCCCTGGCCGGATCGCTGGCGGGCAAGAAAATCGTCCCGCCCAGCGCCGGCACCTTCCCCACCCACGGCGCGATCTTTGTGGTCCTGCTGATTGGCGTGATCCTGATTGTGGCCGCCCTGACCTTCTTCCCTGCCGACGCGCTGGGTCCAATCGTCGAGCATCTGGCGATGGCGGCGGGGAAACTCTACTGA
- the kdpF gene encoding K(+)-transporting ATPase subunit F, producing MSGGELVMGLVLAVGLTAYLVYALLRPEKF from the coding sequence ATGAGTGGCGGAGAACTGGTGATGGGGCTGGTTCTGGCGGTCGGGCTGACCGCCTATTTGGTCTATGCCCTGTTACGGCCCGAAAAATTCTAG
- a CDS encoding MFS transporter has translation MASPIDLATGDLAAATIARLSRRLLPLLFALYIVAYLDRVNVGFAALAMNRQLGLGPEEFGLGAGLFFIGYFILEIPSNLILARIGARRWIARILVSWGVAAIAMAAVRGPRSFYLLRATLGMAEAGFFPGVIFYLTSWFPSREQARAIAIFMTATALAGVIGGPLSGAILTIDGFLGLAGWQWLFVIEGLPAVVLGAVVLRYLPDRPEQAGWLSVEQRQWLIARLRHENRPTPPGGLCLGNIFDLQVGLLSAIYFLLVSSLYGIAMWLPQIIRNFGARSDFTIGLLAAIPYLIAAIAMVAVGRSSDRRGERRWHVALSLFAAAGGFVLAADAHGALALAALSLAALGTCAALGPFWSLARSSLNAEAAAAGIALINSVGNLGGFVGPFAIGLLRQRSQAFAGALMGLGIAVTTAGILGLLARPTVRASEG, from the coding sequence GTGGCTTCGCCAATCGACCTCGCCACCGGCGATTTGGCCGCCGCCACCATCGCCCGCCTTTCCCGCCGGCTGCTGCCCCTGCTGTTCGCGCTGTATATTGTAGCCTACCTGGACCGCGTCAACGTCGGCTTCGCGGCATTGGCCATGAATCGGCAGTTAGGGCTTGGACCGGAAGAATTCGGGCTGGGCGCTGGGCTGTTCTTCATTGGCTACTTCATATTGGAAATCCCCAGCAACCTGATCTTAGCTCGGATCGGCGCGCGCCGCTGGATTGCCCGCATCCTGGTCTCCTGGGGGGTGGCCGCGATCGCGATGGCGGCCGTGCGCGGTCCGCGTAGCTTTTACCTGCTACGCGCTACGCTGGGGATGGCGGAGGCGGGCTTTTTTCCCGGCGTGATTTTTTACCTCACCAGCTGGTTTCCCAGTCGCGAGCAAGCCCGCGCCATCGCCATCTTCATGACCGCCACCGCGTTGGCCGGCGTGATCGGCGGACCGCTCTCGGGCGCCATCCTGACCATCGACGGCTTCCTCGGCCTGGCCGGATGGCAATGGCTGTTCGTGATCGAAGGCCTGCCTGCCGTCGTTCTGGGCGCGGTCGTGCTGCGCTATTTACCCGATCGACCCGAGCAGGCTGGCTGGTTGAGCGTCGAACAGCGGCAATGGCTGATCGCAAGATTGCGCCACGAGAATCGGCCAACCCCGCCCGGTGGTTTGTGCTTGGGCAACATTTTCGATTTGCAGGTCGGTTTACTGAGCGCGATCTATTTTCTTTTGGTCAGCAGCCTGTACGGCATCGCTATGTGGTTGCCTCAAATCATTCGAAACTTCGGCGCACGCAGCGATTTCACCATTGGCCTGCTCGCGGCTATCCCCTACCTGATAGCCGCCATCGCAATGGTCGCCGTGGGCCGCTCTTCGGACCGACGCGGCGAACGGCGCTGGCACGTCGCTCTGTCGTTGTTCGCCGCCGCCGGCGGCTTCGTGCTGGCCGCCGACGCCCACGGGGCTTTGGCGCTGGCCGCGCTCAGCTTGGCCGCGCTGGGTACCTGCGCCGCGCTAGGCCCGTTCTGGTCGCTGGCCCGCAGCTCGCTGAACGCCGAGGCGGCCGCCGCCGGTATCGCTCTGATCAATTCAGTGGGCAACCTGGGCGGTTTTGTCGGACCTTTTGCCATTGGCCTGCTGCGCCAGCGTTCGCAGGCTTTCGCCGGGGCCTTGATGGGACTGGGCATCGCGGTGACGACGGCGGGAATTCTGGGCTTGCTCGCCCGCCCAACGGTCCGGGCAAGCGAGGGTTAA